Proteins encoded together in one Rubripirellula reticaptiva window:
- a CDS encoding BON domain-containing protein yields the protein MTLTGQADNFFERAYAEQVAERVYGVTKVGNQVILKDTPITTDAGLVQAIVENWNHNTITRPFILIKVTVKDGFVTLTGNVIFWAEY from the coding sequence ATCACGCTCACAGGTCAGGCCGACAATTTTTTCGAGCGTGCTTATGCTGAGCAGGTTGCTGAGCGTGTCTATGGAGTGACCAAGGTGGGGAACCAAGTCATCTTAAAAGATACGCCCATAACCACGGACGCTGGACTGGTTCAGGCGATCGTCGAGAATTGGAATCACAACACGATCACTCGACCCTTCATTTTGATAAAGGTGACGGTGAAAGATGGCTTCGTCACCTTGACCGGCAACGTTATCTTTTGGGCTGAGTATTAA
- a CDS encoding SpoIIAA family protein: MSFNIVEHAEGKIIEIQVSGKLSKEAYEAFLPMTEAKITEFGRVRMLVILTNFHGWDVSALWEDIKFDFKHHGRIERLAIVGESKWEKGMAAFCKPFTSAKIQYFDIAEVTNAREWIDADMAVKS, encoded by the coding sequence ATGTCATTCAATATCGTCGAGCACGCCGAAGGCAAAATCATCGAGATTCAAGTCAGTGGAAAACTATCCAAAGAAGCGTACGAAGCGTTCTTGCCGATGACTGAAGCCAAAATCACTGAATTCGGCAGAGTACGAATGCTGGTCATTCTGACTAACTTTCACGGTTGGGATGTCAGCGCGTTATGGGAAGATATCAAGTTCGACTTCAAGCATCACGGTCGCATTGAACGCTTGGCAATCGTTGGCGAATCGAAGTGGGAAAAGGGCATGGCCGCATTTTGTAAGCCATTCACGTCCGCCAAAATCCAGTACTTCGACATCGCCGAAGTCACGAACGCTCGTGAGTGGATTGATGCTGACATGGCAGTCAAATCGTAG
- a CDS encoding potassium transporter Kup, with translation MARYNVGMTDHQPTKTLLPATLAALGIVYGDIGTSPLYAIRACFIGDGRLAVNEVNVLGVLSLIFWSLALVVSLKYLVFVMRADNQGEGGILALMSLITNPTRKRATAQDEPCLRVKFVVLFGLFGASLLYGDGIITPAISVLSAIEGVHVATGALDHLVLPTSLLILFALFWFQKRGTAKIGRLFGPAMIVWFAVIAVLGIAAIVKQPSALAAVNPIHAIVFFRVEGFAAFTILGVVFLVVTGGEALYADMGHFGKRPIRLAWFMIVLPSLLLNYFGQGALLLSDAATVSNPFYLLAPSWALIPMVLLATIATVIASQAIISGAFSLTSQAVQLGYLPRVSIIHTSKDEQGQIYVPVVNWLMFAGVVALVLSFRTSENLAAAYGMAVTTTMVITSVLLYLVAVNRWQWSRWFAVPLIGLFLCIDVAFFAANLPKIPDGGWLPLLVGVGLCVVMMTWNRGRQTVLRLLRRRLISTKELIDEMATSSPRRLNATAIYLTSHDEGVPMAMLHNVRHNQAMHNPVGLLTIDVEDRPWVSLEERLQIERIDSGWYRIVAHYGFKQRPNLPGIVEQCRQQCVDFGDPSAITYFLSRVTLDIGNQPTMLHWRKLLFVALLRNADDPSKYFHAPPDQVVEIGTRLEI, from the coding sequence ATGGCTCGCTATAACGTGGGTATGACGGACCACCAACCCACAAAAACTCTCCTCCCCGCAACGCTGGCCGCACTTGGTATCGTCTATGGCGACATTGGCACCAGCCCACTGTATGCAATTCGCGCATGCTTTATTGGCGATGGGCGTTTGGCAGTCAACGAAGTGAACGTGTTGGGCGTGTTGTCGCTGATCTTTTGGTCATTGGCCTTGGTCGTCTCGCTAAAGTATCTCGTGTTCGTGATGCGGGCGGACAACCAGGGCGAAGGCGGCATTTTAGCGTTGATGAGCCTGATCACTAACCCGACTCGTAAGCGAGCAACAGCACAGGACGAACCTTGCTTGCGTGTCAAGTTCGTGGTTTTGTTCGGACTATTTGGTGCTTCGCTCCTTTACGGCGATGGCATCATCACGCCCGCGATCTCGGTGCTCAGCGCGATCGAGGGTGTTCATGTTGCCACCGGTGCACTCGATCATCTGGTTCTGCCAACGTCACTCTTGATTCTGTTCGCACTTTTTTGGTTTCAGAAACGTGGCACGGCCAAGATTGGAAGACTCTTTGGTCCAGCGATGATCGTTTGGTTCGCAGTGATCGCCGTACTGGGGATCGCGGCGATCGTCAAACAACCTAGCGCCTTGGCTGCCGTGAATCCGATCCACGCGATCGTTTTTTTCAGAGTGGAAGGCTTCGCGGCCTTCACGATTTTGGGTGTTGTATTCCTGGTCGTCACTGGCGGCGAAGCGTTGTACGCAGACATGGGACATTTTGGGAAGCGGCCCATTCGTCTGGCTTGGTTCATGATCGTACTGCCCAGTTTGCTTCTGAACTATTTCGGACAAGGAGCGTTGCTACTTTCCGATGCAGCGACCGTCAGCAATCCGTTCTACTTGCTCGCGCCATCATGGGCACTCATCCCGATGGTCCTGCTCGCGACGATCGCCACCGTGATCGCCTCGCAAGCGATCATCTCCGGTGCGTTCTCGCTGACAAGCCAAGCCGTTCAGCTAGGGTATTTGCCTAGGGTTTCGATCATTCACACGTCCAAAGATGAGCAAGGCCAAATTTATGTACCCGTCGTGAACTGGCTGATGTTTGCCGGAGTGGTTGCCTTGGTGTTGTCGTTCCGGACTTCCGAAAATTTAGCGGCGGCTTACGGGATGGCAGTGACGACGACGATGGTCATCACGTCGGTGTTGCTCTACCTCGTGGCCGTCAATCGTTGGCAATGGAGTCGCTGGTTTGCGGTTCCGCTAATCGGATTGTTCTTGTGCATCGACGTTGCCTTTTTCGCCGCCAACCTGCCCAAGATTCCCGACGGCGGTTGGCTTCCATTGTTGGTTGGCGTCGGCTTGTGCGTGGTGATGATGACATGGAATCGAGGTCGCCAAACGGTTTTGCGATTGCTCCGACGCAGGTTGATCTCGACAAAGGAGTTGATCGACGAGATGGCCACTTCGTCGCCGCGACGTCTAAACGCAACCGCTATCTATTTGACGTCGCATGACGAAGGCGTCCCGATGGCAATGCTGCACAACGTCAGGCACAACCAGGCCATGCACAATCCTGTCGGGTTGCTAACGATCGATGTTGAAGATCGTCCGTGGGTTTCCTTGGAAGAACGTCTACAAATCGAGCGGATCGACAGCGGTTGGTACCGCATCGTCGCGCATTACGGTTTCAAACAACGGCCGAACTTACCAGGCATCGTCGAGCAATGTCGCCAGCAATGCGTGGACTTTGGCGATCCATCGGCGATCACTTATTTTCTAAGCCGCGTGACGCTGGATATTGGCAACCAGCCGACGATGTTGCATTGGCGTAAACTGCTGTTTGTTGCCCTGTTGCGAAACGCAGATGATCCCAGTAAGTACTTCCACGCTCCGCCTGACCAAGTCGTCGAGATCGGAACTCGGCTAGAGATTTAG
- a CDS encoding phospholipase D-like domain-containing protein — protein MNWLVSHALVVVGFALAVPAAIHMLSQRRTPQSVWAWLVLMFVLPWVGVPLYLMFGGRKMQQLMESKADLSLELEGVSQISHDRVHEVLTSLGIPPAREGNTLILHDDGKSAFTSLMELLESAQTNIWYSTFMLADDATGKAVVDLLTKKAASGVDVKLLLDGVGSLRTSTHFLKSLKNAGGEVAWFMPVLHRPFRGRTNLRNHRKQVIVDFDRVWAGDRNTTTQYMAAQNAANGWIDLSYLLKGPSCHVYRQVFESDWKFTTGTTLTHKRATEKSKPCLRVGLVTTQVVPSGPDVHDDALLNALLTAIYQAEERIWMVTPYFVPPESLTDAICLAARRKVDVRILVPARSNHILADWARGPHLRAIQRAGGKVLAHRCMVHAKTSVFDDSLALVGSANLDERSLLLNYELVLAIYSKAGIDGTSRWIADRLGECEPRSSTSGRTRHLLESLAETVSPLL, from the coding sequence TTGAATTGGCTTGTCAGTCACGCTCTGGTTGTTGTCGGGTTCGCCCTAGCGGTGCCTGCGGCGATTCACATGCTGTCGCAGCGTCGAACTCCGCAGAGCGTTTGGGCTTGGTTGGTGCTGATGTTTGTTCTGCCGTGGGTTGGTGTTCCACTTTATTTGATGTTTGGTGGACGGAAAATGCAGCAATTGATGGAATCCAAAGCGGATTTATCACTGGAACTTGAGGGCGTTTCGCAAATCTCCCATGACCGTGTTCACGAAGTACTCACATCCCTCGGAATTCCGCCCGCCCGAGAAGGAAACACACTTATCCTTCACGATGATGGAAAATCAGCTTTCACTTCACTGATGGAACTGCTGGAATCGGCGCAGACCAACATTTGGTATTCGACCTTTATGCTTGCCGACGACGCGACAGGCAAAGCCGTCGTTGATTTGTTGACGAAGAAAGCGGCGTCGGGCGTCGACGTTAAACTCTTGCTTGACGGCGTCGGAAGTTTGCGGACGAGCACACATTTTTTGAAGTCGCTGAAGAATGCAGGTGGCGAGGTCGCGTGGTTCATGCCGGTGCTACATCGTCCGTTTCGAGGGCGGACCAATCTCCGTAACCATCGCAAGCAGGTGATTGTTGACTTTGACCGAGTTTGGGCTGGTGATCGCAATACGACGACGCAATACATGGCGGCCCAGAACGCTGCTAACGGTTGGATTGACTTATCGTATTTATTGAAAGGGCCGAGCTGTCATGTCTACCGACAGGTGTTTGAGTCGGATTGGAAATTTACAACGGGAACGACGCTGACACACAAGCGAGCAACAGAGAAAAGCAAGCCTTGCTTACGCGTTGGGTTGGTAACAACTCAAGTTGTTCCCTCTGGGCCAGACGTTCACGACGATGCTTTGTTGAACGCCTTGCTGACGGCGATATACCAAGCGGAAGAACGAATCTGGATGGTGACGCCCTACTTTGTTCCGCCCGAAAGTCTCACGGACGCGATATGCTTGGCGGCCCGGCGAAAAGTGGATGTTCGCATTCTTGTGCCCGCGAGGTCAAATCACATTCTGGCTGATTGGGCACGCGGGCCGCATCTGCGAGCGATTCAACGTGCAGGCGGAAAAGTGCTCGCACACCGGTGCATGGTTCATGCCAAGACGAGTGTCTTTGACGACTCTTTGGCGTTGGTTGGATCAGCGAATTTGGATGAACGTAGCCTACTGTTGAATTATGAATTGGTGCTGGCGATTTATTCAAAAGCCGGTATTGATGGTACCTCGCGATGGATTGCGGACCGCCTTGGCGAATGCGAACCGAGGAGCTCAACAAGTGGACGCACACGACATCTGCTCGAATCGCTCGCCGAGACCGTTTCGCCCCTCTTGTAG
- a CDS encoding site-2 protease family protein gives MNNSWHLGRFAGIDVRIHWTFLLVPIWIYFSSMAAGSGAVAATVAVLFVLAIFGCVVLHEYGHSLTARRFGIGTRDITLLPIGGVASLQRMPRNPWQELAISVAGPAVNVVIATVLFIGLPIRAIAR, from the coding sequence ATGAACAACTCATGGCATTTAGGGCGATTCGCTGGCATTGACGTGCGAATTCACTGGACATTTCTGCTGGTGCCCATCTGGATTTACTTTTCAAGCATGGCTGCTGGTAGTGGCGCAGTTGCTGCCACTGTGGCAGTATTGTTCGTGCTGGCGATCTTTGGCTGTGTCGTACTTCACGAGTACGGACATTCACTGACGGCACGCCGATTCGGGATTGGTACTCGCGACATCACGTTGCTACCGATCGGTGGTGTGGCCAGTTTACAGCGGATGCCGCGAAACCCTTGGCAAGAACTTGCGATTTCAGTCGCAGGTCCGGCTGTGAACGTTGTGATCGCAACGGTGTTATTTATCGGCCTGCCGATCAGGGCAATCGCACGTTGA
- a CDS encoding alpha/beta hydrolase → MRAILFLVLIAAFHAHAVAQPSKSRAAAIAQNYPAIPESIQRRPVTIWSDGTRMAGDLYLPADMAPEAKLPAIVFIAGTGGTKKGTPARMASVFVQNGYAFLAFDYRGWGESDSKLQMLEDMPEPNENGDVTVKARAISWQMDFADQVEDIRNAIAFVSGSPNVDNERIGVLGTSYGGGLATWIAANDSRVRCAAVQVPGMGGGRGPAAERRGLNLQTKQARGEIEPVPYETGAPRGKMSSYAHMRYNTAKSIGYDVIKAAEKITIPMLIIDAENEELIDRTKNGEWVAGILESNGTPVKYHVLKGIQHYGVYKKKFDEAASMEVEWFNQFLKSAQ, encoded by the coding sequence ATGAGAGCGATTTTATTCCTTGTCCTGATTGCAGCATTCCACGCACATGCAGTCGCACAACCGAGCAAGTCACGCGCCGCTGCGATCGCTCAAAACTATCCCGCGATACCAGAGTCGATTCAGCGAAGGCCCGTCACCATCTGGAGCGACGGAACCAGGATGGCAGGCGATCTTTACTTGCCAGCTGACATGGCACCTGAAGCCAAACTGCCGGCGATCGTTTTCATCGCCGGGACTGGCGGCACCAAGAAGGGGACGCCTGCACGCATGGCTTCCGTGTTCGTGCAAAACGGATACGCGTTCCTTGCCTTCGACTATCGCGGTTGGGGCGAGAGCGACAGCAAGTTGCAAATGCTGGAAGACATGCCAGAGCCGAATGAGAATGGCGATGTCACGGTGAAAGCTCGCGCGATTAGCTGGCAGATGGACTTCGCCGATCAAGTGGAAGATATTCGCAACGCGATTGCCTTTGTTTCTGGATCACCGAACGTCGACAACGAACGAATCGGAGTACTTGGCACAAGCTATGGTGGTGGACTTGCAACATGGATCGCGGCCAATGACTCGCGAGTGCGATGCGCGGCAGTTCAGGTTCCTGGTATGGGCGGCGGACGAGGCCCGGCAGCAGAACGTCGCGGTTTGAACTTACAGACGAAACAGGCACGCGGTGAAATCGAACCCGTCCCTTACGAGACTGGGGCACCTAGAGGAAAAATGTCAAGCTACGCGCACATGCGATACAACACGGCGAAGAGCATCGGCTACGACGTCATCAAGGCCGCTGAAAAGATCACCATACCGATGTTGATTATCGACGCAGAGAACGAAGAGTTGATCGACAGGACCAAGAACGGTGAGTGGGTTGCCGGGATCCTTGAATCCAATGGCACGCCGGTTAAGTACCACGTTCTCAAAGGAATCCAGCACTACGGTGTCTATAAGAAGAAATTTGATGAGGCAGCATCAATGGAAGTCGAGTGGTTTAACCAATTCTTAAAATCCGCACAGTAA
- a CDS encoding OprO/OprP family phosphate-selective porin, whose product MKRWQAVGMSVLACVLGNQYVIAQDHFANPVTIAQPLDDGGMIPGEDAGQELVTIEQFNRLQQQIDELTASQQAVAPIAIKKEEKTYPDFKVTGFFQLDTAYFDQSDESIATLGDIQDGTGFRRARLAATGNLTERASYQMEFDFAQAQARFVDVWAQIKDTPFGNVRIGRFRQPFGMSELTSIRELPFLERPTTFALAPFRQTGIMLFDTAADEQITWAVSGFRTLSDNFGNVYGDNGGYGTAERITALLVDRGDCRLVHIGFDHSYLNPGRDQLQYASQDEIFVGQQPNLGPTGLSVFPIEGVPPFVNTGVFPVDQVNLFNVEGALSFGRGLIQSEYRWSNVDLPTGENVTVEGGYVTARYVLTGEVIPYNRTAGAFGRVKPKRPLDVCQGDWGAWEIAGRVSTLDLNPLFGQPGVPGKGRELTSSSVALNWYWWANGKCQFEYVNGQLNDPTLGDSDTNTFASRVQFDF is encoded by the coding sequence ATGAAACGCTGGCAGGCGGTAGGAATGAGTGTTTTGGCGTGCGTATTGGGCAACCAATACGTTATTGCCCAAGATCATTTCGCGAACCCGGTGACGATCGCTCAACCACTTGATGATGGCGGCATGATCCCGGGAGAAGACGCAGGACAGGAGCTTGTAACGATTGAGCAATTTAATCGGCTGCAACAGCAGATTGACGAGCTAACGGCAAGCCAGCAGGCAGTCGCCCCCATCGCAATCAAGAAAGAAGAGAAGACATACCCAGACTTCAAAGTTACGGGATTCTTTCAGCTTGATACTGCTTACTTTGATCAATCCGACGAGAGCATCGCGACGCTCGGTGACATTCAGGACGGAACCGGATTTCGACGCGCTCGCCTCGCTGCGACAGGTAATCTGACAGAACGAGCGTCATACCAAATGGAGTTCGATTTTGCTCAGGCACAAGCTCGCTTTGTCGACGTTTGGGCACAGATTAAAGACACTCCGTTTGGCAACGTGCGAATCGGTCGCTTCCGGCAACCGTTCGGGATGAGCGAATTGACCAGCATCCGCGAGTTGCCGTTTTTGGAACGACCCACCACGTTTGCGCTCGCACCGTTTCGTCAAACCGGCATCATGCTGTTTGACACCGCCGCCGACGAACAAATCACCTGGGCTGTATCGGGCTTCCGAACGTTGTCCGACAACTTTGGCAATGTGTACGGTGACAATGGTGGTTACGGAACGGCAGAACGTATCACGGCGTTGTTGGTTGATCGCGGTGACTGCAGGCTGGTTCATATTGGATTTGACCACAGCTACCTCAATCCCGGTCGCGATCAACTGCAATACGCCAGCCAAGATGAAATCTTTGTAGGCCAACAGCCCAATCTCGGCCCGACCGGCTTGAGTGTTTTCCCGATCGAAGGGGTCCCGCCATTTGTAAACACAGGAGTATTTCCGGTCGATCAAGTCAACCTGTTCAATGTCGAAGGTGCTTTGTCCTTTGGAAGAGGATTGATTCAGTCGGAATACCGCTGGTCCAATGTTGACCTGCCAACGGGTGAGAACGTGACCGTCGAAGGCGGATATGTCACGGCGCGATACGTGTTGACCGGAGAGGTGATCCCGTACAACCGAACTGCCGGTGCGTTTGGCCGTGTCAAACCAAAACGTCCACTGGACGTTTGCCAAGGCGATTGGGGAGCCTGGGAAATCGCGGGCAGAGTGAGCACACTGGATTTGAATCCACTGTTCGGACAGCCAGGTGTCCCCGGGAAAGGTCGCGAGCTGACTTCGTCGTCGGTCGCACTGAATTGGTATTGGTGGGCCAACGGAAAGTGCCAGTTCGAGTACGTGAACGGGCAACTCAACGACCCAACGCTCGGCGATAGCGACACGAACACGTTCGCCAGTCGCGTGCAGTTCGATTTCTAG
- a CDS encoding SdpI family protein, producing the protein MILIASTLFLSGFLMTGACLPLVFGKVPMNSVDGIRIKTAYRSPDSWMYVNEVGGMIFAMLRFPLMLAGAIGSLLTDREVAVLGIVAGLSTLGSLTSAVYLLIRYTNSYSLTFDQTTCKSKFS; encoded by the coding sequence ATGATCCTAATCGCATCGACTCTTTTCCTATCTGGCTTTCTGATGACCGGTGCCTGCCTACCCTTGGTGTTTGGTAAGGTGCCGATGAACTCGGTCGATGGAATTCGAATCAAAACCGCGTATCGGTCACCCGATTCGTGGATGTACGTGAACGAGGTTGGCGGAATGATCTTCGCAATGCTGAGATTTCCGTTGATGCTGGCTGGAGCCATCGGTTCCTTACTGACAGACAGGGAGGTCGCCGTGTTAGGCATCGTGGCAGGACTCTCGACCTTAGGGTCACTGACGTCAGCCGTCTATCTACTTATTCGGTACACGAACAGTTATTCGCTGACATTCGATCAAACCACCTGCAAATCCAAATTTTCTTAA